One Pieris rapae chromosome 7, ilPieRapa1.1, whole genome shotgun sequence genomic window carries:
- the LOC110993807 gene encoding chymotrypsin-1-like: protein MVLCSVLWSGVLWSGVLWSGVLWSALRILFCCCWTSAEFFSSDRRDDWERIVGGTKAANGSVPYQVSLRIWGVRHFCGASIITPRVILTAAHCVDRLKPQYFQAIVGTNQLRSGGTAYKIRKVVQHEKYDDDLIINDIAIIFTDEAIAFSSTVDAVELNDEPVEKDEELLLTGWGTTSYPGHLPNDLMQLKLKAVTYEDCKEAHKTVNAVFTTQICALTKAGEGACHGDSGGPLVREGRQVGVVSWGVPCARGKPDVYTKVESYMDWIEKTLMDDDEDHWLYVRRRTSNKHY, encoded by the exons ATGGTACTTTGTTCTGTTCTCTGGTCTGGTGTTCTCTGGTCTGGTGTTCTCTGGTCTGGTGTTCTCTGGTCTGCTCTTAGGATTTTGTTCTGTTGTTGCTGGA cATCAGCCGAATTCTTTTCATCAGACAGACGGGATGACTGGGAGAGGATAGTTGGCGGTACAAAAGCTGCAAATGGATCAGTCCCTTACCAGGTGTCTCTCCGTATTTGGGGAGTGAGGCACTTCTGTGGAGCGTCCATCATCACACCCAGAGTTATTTTAACAGCTGCTCATTGTGTAGATag GTTAAAGCCTCAATATTTCCAAGCAATCGTAGGCACAAACCAGCTTCGATCGGGCGGCACAGCCTACAAAATTCGCAAAGTCGTTCAACATGAGAAATACGACGATGACCTTATCATCAATGATAtagctattatttttactgaTGAGGCGATAGCGTTCAGCAGTACAGTGGATGCTGTAGAGTTGAACGATGAACCGGTTGAAAAGGACGAAGAGTTGTTGTTAACTGGGTGGGGAACTACATCG TACCCTGGACATCTGCCAAATGACCTGATGCAGCTGAAGCTGAAAGCAGTCACCTACGAAGACTGTAAGGAAGCCCACAAAACTGTCAACGCAGTCTTCACCACTCAGATATGCGCTCTCACCAAGGCCGGTGAAGGTGCTTGCCAC GGTGATTCCGGAGGTCCTCTGGTAAGAGAAGGAAGACAAGTCGGCGTTGTGTCCTGGGGCGTTCCGTGTGCTAGGGGCAAACCTGATGTTTACActaag GTGGAATCTTACATGGATTGGATTGAAAAAACTCTTATGGATGACGACGAAGATCACTGGTTGTATGTGCGCAGAAGAACCAGTAACAAgcattattga
- the LOC110993793 gene encoding vanin-like protein 3, with product MSSFLLNILLLFICGQMVMCQDVYRAAIIGNGKQHTKNYASLIHEAAKLDADILLLETVEDKGNIGSCSRCDTNYDAILKAVSTAAKETAIYVGVHVYEKITCNKHEDIVRSNLIFNRNGDIISVSRKPWNKANCNSTYSNSASFSTDFGVKFGVLMEEDILNVQDINFSNYIILGSRPRTSGKLHASQFESSWAFISKINVVSTNGIYGNTGATIKSNNIIVKEIKKEGNNKPKLQSSSYNVPDLARSIKLDLELAMQGYKENVCFEEVCCHFYVKLAGKGNSDVSYNVGVHAGTMDVGSQTVATRGCVLVACAGSDQSCSVLSRNSSEVTFKTISISSNFSQDCTQFPILQTTDAKNIKFNQQNGINNRQVNMEIYECNNVLNFGIISIESKPIDESSEQLIDFSSYITSENVQEFFDYLWIRLRFPIFIISIYILEMM from the exons gaTGTCTACAGAGCAGCAATAATAGGCAACGGGAAACAACACACTAAAAACTATGCATCCCTTATACATGAAGCGGCCAAATTg GATGCGGATATCCTTCTATTAGAAACAGTGGAGGATAAGGGCAACATAGGATCATGTAGCCGATGCGATACTAACTATGATGCG ATATTGAAAGCGGTTTCTACAGCTGCGAAGGAAACCGCGATCTATGTAGGAGTTcatgtatatgaaaaaataacttgtaatAAACATGAAGATATTGTcagaagtaatttaatattcaatagaaATGGAGATATAATTTCTGT tTCCAGGAAGCCATGGAATAAAGCTAATTGCAATTCAACATATTCAAACAGTGCAAGCTTTTCAACTGATTTTGGAGTCAAATTTGGAGTACTGATGGAAGAggatatattaaatgttcaagatataaattttagtaattatataatactggGTTCACGGCCTCGCACAAGTGGGAAATTACATG CATCGCAATTTGAATCATCATGGgcatttataagtaaaattaacgTGGTTTCTACAAACGGTATTTATGGCAACACTGGAGCTACCATTAAGTCTAACAACATTATTGtgaaggaaattaaaaaagaaggAAACA aTAAACCAAAATTACAAAGTAGTTCATATAATGTTCCTGACTTGGCTCGCAGCATCAAGCTGGATTTGGAACTCGCTATGCAAGGTTACAAGGAAAACGTATGCTTTGAAGAAGTTTGTTGTCATTTCTACGTAAAACTTGCGGGAAAgg gtaaCTCGGACGTGTCATACAATGTAGGAGTTCATGCTGGTACAATGGATGTAGGTTCTCAAACAGTGGCCACTCGGGGCTGCGTTTTGGTCGCCTGCGCAGGGTCAGATCAATCTTGCTCTGTact gTCCAGAAATTCATCAGAAGTCACCTTTAAAACGATCTCTATATCTAGTAACTTTAGTCAGGACTGTACGCAGTTCCCAATTCTACAAACTACAGATGCCAAGAACATAAAATTCAATCAACAAAATGGTATAAATAACAGGCAGGTTAACATGGAAATTTATGaatgtaataatgtattaaatttcgGAATTATCAGCATCGAATCGAAGCCAATCGACGAATCTAGTGAACAATTGATCGATTTCTCTTCATACATTACGAGTGAGAATGTTCAAGAATTCTTCGATTATCTTTGGATTCGATTGCGTTTTCCGATATTTATCATATCGATATATATATTGGAAATgatgtaa